In Arachis stenosperma cultivar V10309 chromosome 1, arast.V10309.gnm1.PFL2, whole genome shotgun sequence, one DNA window encodes the following:
- the LOC130932867 gene encoding uncharacterized protein LOC130932867 translates to MRPQRRSVREGTPSDNREREQETFMTTINAVAEAVREAAVAAARAVDRLGVRNRNENEHGEDSRNDENNLGHPERPMTLATFLKVNPPKFKGTLVATDADNWFRGIERSLRAQHVPEGQHVEFATYMLEGEAEHCWQGIQRLLQQNENDIPWDTFRDEFYKKYFPRAARDAKEMELMQLKQGDMTIAEYARKFDDLCRFSKICQGNPADFEEWKCLKFEGGLREELMNSVVPLEIRNFAELVNKSKLVEECSKKLAIARASRREDLQRDFVQNLAPQGRNFKAIGQFQHWNGNHRAVSLLTCNNGSDNNRDIRQGHESQPHQAQNGVICPTCGKNHGSRLCRVRTGLCYYCNKEGHRARDCRKRMVDESVGNTIKFGSIARGKFYAKNLLKSDIIATFYLRLKF, encoded by the coding sequence ATGAGACCACAGAGACGGAGTGTGCGAGAAGGAACCCCAAGTGATAACCGAGAGAGAGAACAGGAAACGTTTATGACTACTATTAACGCTGTAGCTGAGGCAGTGCGTGAGGCTGCAGTTGCAGCGGCTAGGGCTGTTGACCGTCTTGGAGTGAGAAACAGGAATGAGAATGAGCATGGGGAAGATAGTAGGAATGATGAGAACAACTTAGGGCATCCTGAAAGACCTATGACCCTTGCGACCTTTCTAAAGGTTAACCCGCCTAAGTTTAAAGGTACACTCGTTGCGACCGATGCTGACAACTGGTTTCGAGGTATCGAACGATCACTGCGAGCGCAACATGTTCCGGAAGGCCAACACGTGGAGTTTGCTACTTATATGCTGGAAGGAGAAGCGGAGCATTGTTGGCAGGGGATACAGCGACTACTGCAACAGAATGAAAATGACATTCCTTGGGATACCTTTAGGGATGAATTTTATAAGAAGTATTTCCCGAGAGCAGCACGTGATGCTAAGGAGATGGAGCTTATGCAGCTGAAACAAGGGGATATGACTATTGCTGAGTATGCCCGTAAATTCGATGACTTGTGTCGTTTCTCCAAGATTTGTCAAGGGAACCCAGCAGActttgaggaatggaagtgtttAAAGTTTGAAGGAGGACTCCGAGAAGAACTGATGAATTCTGTTGTTCCGCTAGAGATACGAAATTTTGCTGAACTAGTGAATAAAAGTAAACTAGTGGAAGAATGTTCAAAGAAGTTGGCAATAGCTCGAGCAAGTCGTAGGGAGGATTTACAAAGAGACTTTGTTCAGAATTTAGCCCCTCAAGGTCGCAACTTTAAAGCCATTGGTCAATTCCAGCATTGGAATGGAAACCACCGAGCTGTCAGCCTTCTAACTTGCAATAATGGTAGTGACAATAACCGTGACATTCGACAAGGACATGAGAGTCAACCTCACCAAGCTCAGAATGGTGTAATATGCCCAACTTGTGGAAAGAACCATGGTAGTAGGCTTTGCCGGGTTAGAACAGGTTTATGTTACTATTGTAATAAGGAAGGACATCGGGCAAGAGACTGTCGGAAAAGAATGGTAGATGAGTCTGTTGGCAACACTATAAAGTTTGGATCTATCGCTCGAGGTAAGTTCTATGCTAAGAATTTGCTTAAGTCAGATATCATTGCAACTTTTTACCTACGCCTCAAATTTTGA